A portion of the Edaphobacter lichenicola genome contains these proteins:
- a CDS encoding putative signal transducing protein, translating into MTDLVIDPDKFVTVGKFLEPVNAQMAKGMLESAGIECFLQGENANSLMALAFRARLLVHKQDEETAREILGEAVGELTGDELTAEEQRELEAGDGEG; encoded by the coding sequence ATGACTGACCTCGTAATAGATCCGGACAAATTTGTAACTGTCGGCAAGTTTCTCGAGCCGGTGAATGCGCAGATGGCGAAGGGCATGCTTGAGTCCGCTGGAATCGAGTGTTTTCTGCAGGGCGAGAACGCGAACAGCCTGATGGCGCTGGCGTTTCGTGCGCGGCTGCTGGTTCATAAGCAGGATGAAGAGACGGCGCGGGAGATTCTGGGCGAGGCGGTTGGGGAGCTGACGGGAGATGAGTTGACCGCAGAGGAGCAGCGGGAACTGGAGGCAGGCGATGGCGAAGGTTGA
- a CDS encoding methyltransferase family protein, with the protein MSERTRWQAIARRIRVPLGFVFAGVFLWRAQPTWKTMLLSLLLVVPGLWLRAYAAGYVRKNAELTFTGPYAYTRNPLYLGSMMIAFGFAAAAASWVILVALAMLFAAIYVPTILSEEAYLREHFAGFDAYAAKVPRLLPRLTPASFPANENASGGRFSGEQWQHHREYNALMGAGAIYLALAVRLVLHHHEVMGGLR; encoded by the coding sequence GTGAGTGAACGAACGAGATGGCAGGCGATCGCACGGCGCATCCGCGTGCCGCTGGGATTCGTGTTTGCCGGAGTGTTTCTGTGGCGGGCGCAGCCGACCTGGAAGACGATGCTACTGAGTCTGTTGCTGGTGGTGCCGGGGTTGTGGCTGCGAGCGTATGCCGCGGGCTATGTGCGCAAGAACGCCGAGCTCACTTTTACGGGGCCGTATGCGTACACGCGGAATCCGCTGTATCTGGGGTCGATGATGATCGCCTTCGGATTTGCGGCAGCGGCGGCGAGCTGGGTGATCCTGGTTGCGTTGGCGATGCTGTTTGCGGCGATCTATGTTCCTACAATTTTGAGCGAAGAAGCCTATCTTCGTGAGCACTTTGCGGGCTTCGATGCATATGCCGCGAAGGTGCCTCGGCTGCTGCCACGTTTGACACCAGCCTCGTTTCCGGCGAATGAGAATGCCAGCGGGGGTAGGTTCTCCGGAGAGCAATGGCAGCATCACCGCGAGTACAATGCTCTCATGGGTGCCGGAGCCATCTACTTGGCGCTGGCGGTCCGGCTTGTTCTACATCACCACGAGGTGATGGGGGGTCTGCGCTGA
- a CDS encoding Nif3-like dinuclear metal center hexameric protein — protein MMTQRIVPIFLLLLSIPSFAQTLRAGDAIAQIQHRYAAAPPPNTVDTIKVGDPDTVVTGITTTFLDTMDVLRESVKRGNNLIITHEPTFYNHLDDTKFFTDDPVYQEKLAFIKEHHLVVFRLHDEIHADTTDHILKGVYEALGWQEYPHPAGPRGQYFVTIPQITLESLAKKLQAQLHIQTLRIEGDPKLSITHVAILPGASGLEKQVFALRQPDVDVLIAGEASEWETVEYVRDAVAQGRHKALILLGHEVSEEPGMERCAKELRELFPAVRVDHIEAGQPLWNPEHGPVERK, from the coding sequence ATGATGACTCAGCGAATTGTTCCGATCTTTCTTCTGCTTCTTTCGATACCGTCGTTCGCACAAACGCTTCGCGCGGGGGATGCCATTGCACAGATACAGCATCGCTATGCTGCAGCGCCTCCGCCGAATACGGTGGATACGATCAAGGTTGGCGATCCCGATACGGTTGTGACCGGGATCACGACGACGTTTCTGGACACGATGGATGTTTTGCGCGAGTCGGTGAAGCGAGGCAACAACCTGATCATCACGCACGAGCCTACGTTCTATAACCATCTGGACGATACGAAGTTTTTTACGGATGACCCGGTCTATCAGGAGAAGTTAGCGTTTATCAAGGAGCACCATCTTGTGGTGTTTCGGCTGCACGATGAGATTCATGCAGACACGACCGATCACATCCTGAAGGGCGTGTACGAGGCGCTGGGTTGGCAAGAGTATCCGCATCCGGCGGGGCCACGAGGTCAGTACTTCGTGACGATTCCGCAGATTACGCTGGAGTCGCTTGCGAAAAAGCTACAAGCGCAGTTACATATTCAGACGCTCCGGATTGAGGGCGATCCGAAGTTGTCGATTACGCATGTTGCGATTCTTCCGGGAGCTTCGGGGCTGGAGAAGCAGGTGTTTGCGCTGCGGCAGCCGGATGTTGACGTGCTGATTGCAGGGGAGGCCAGTGAGTGGGAGACGGTGGAGTATGTTCGCGATGCAGTGGCTCAGGGGAGACACAAGGCGCTAATTCTGCTGGGTCATGAGGTGTCCGAAGAGCCGGGGATGGAGCGCTGCGCGAAGGAGCTGCGTGAGCTATTTCCGGCAGTGAGGGTGGATCACATTGAGGCGGGTCAGCCACTCTGGAATCCTGAGCATGGGCCGGTGGAGAGGAAGTAG
- the egtB gene encoding ergothioneine biosynthesis protein EgtB codes for MSATVATTATVSSLLARFKTIRQTTRQLCGPLSPEDMMVQSCSEASPVKWHLAHTTWFFETFVLREFAAGYQPFHPDFRWLFNSYYNSLGDMPEKKLRASFSRPPLDAILSYRSQVDVAMIALMQHPLEDEAARRIALGLEHEQQHQELIATDVKHALFTNPLHPAYLEAAPQKTEAIAPPLGWIDFSPGLTDIGLTLDPASTDTFAFDNETPRHPVFVAPYRLATRLITCAEYLAFIDQNGYNRPELWLSEGWTTMRAEGWQAPLYWQRDNTTNSGWCIYTMHGFRSLDDLSETPVCHLSFFEADAYARWAGHRLPTEFEWEHAANHLGLLRKEVDSQPALLTYPLPGSEPDTSQNTETPATTANLLETGKLHPTPASALSGLQQIFGDVWEWTASGYTGYPGYKPLPGALGEYNGKFMSSQVVLRGGSCVTPATHIRSTYRNFFSPATRWQFSGLRLAQDATK; via the coding sequence ATGTCCGCAACTGTTGCCACCACAGCCACCGTCAGCTCGCTCCTTGCCCGCTTCAAGACCATCCGCCAGACCACGCGACAGCTCTGTGGTCCGCTATCACCCGAAGACATGATGGTGCAGTCGTGTAGCGAGGCGAGCCCAGTCAAATGGCACCTCGCCCACACCACCTGGTTCTTCGAGACCTTTGTTTTGCGTGAGTTCGCCGCAGGCTATCAGCCCTTTCACCCTGACTTCCGCTGGCTCTTCAATAGCTACTACAACTCCCTCGGCGACATGCCAGAGAAGAAGCTCCGCGCATCGTTCTCCCGGCCGCCGCTCGACGCAATCCTCAGCTACCGCTCGCAAGTCGACGTCGCGATGATCGCCCTCATGCAGCATCCTCTCGAAGACGAAGCCGCCCGCCGTATCGCTCTCGGCCTCGAGCACGAGCAGCAGCATCAGGAGCTCATCGCCACCGACGTCAAGCACGCCCTCTTCACCAACCCCCTCCACCCGGCCTACCTCGAAGCCGCACCGCAGAAGACCGAAGCCATCGCGCCGCCACTCGGCTGGATCGACTTCTCCCCCGGCCTCACCGACATCGGCCTCACCCTCGACCCCGCATCCACCGACACCTTCGCCTTCGACAACGAGACCCCGCGTCACCCCGTCTTCGTCGCGCCCTACCGCCTCGCCACGCGCCTTATCACCTGCGCCGAGTACCTCGCCTTCATCGACCAGAACGGCTACAACCGCCCCGAGCTCTGGCTCTCCGAGGGATGGACCACCATGCGCGCCGAAGGCTGGCAGGCCCCGCTCTACTGGCAGCGCGACAACACCACCAACTCGGGCTGGTGCATCTACACCATGCATGGCTTCCGCTCGCTCGACGACCTCAGCGAAACTCCCGTCTGCCATCTCAGCTTCTTCGAGGCCGACGCCTACGCCCGCTGGGCCGGCCATCGTCTCCCCACCGAGTTCGAGTGGGAACACGCCGCCAATCACCTCGGCCTCCTTCGCAAAGAGGTAGACTCGCAACCCGCACTCCTCACCTATCCGCTACCAGGCAGCGAGCCGGACACATCGCAGAACACCGAGACACCAGCCACCACAGCGAACCTGCTCGAGACCGGCAAGCTCCATCCCACACCGGCCTCCGCGCTCTCCGGCCTCCAGCAGATCTTCGGCGATGTATGGGAGTGGACCGCCAGCGGCTACACCGGATACCCGGGCTACAAGCCGCTCCCCGGCGCCCTCGGCGAGTACAACGGCAAGTTCATGTCGTCGCAAGTCGTCCTTCGCGGAGGGTCCTGCGTCACGCCAGCAACCCACATCCGCTCCACCTATCGCAACTTCTTCTCACCCGCCACGCGCTGGCAGTTCTCCGGCCTCCGCCTTGCTCAAGACGCCACAAAATAA
- the moaC gene encoding cyclic pyranopterin monophosphate synthase MoaC, which produces MVDVSEKAATRREAVAAAFIELSDEVLRALPQNPKGNPLEVARFAGIQAAKKTSELIPMCHQLALSFVDVRAQVVEGGVAIEATAATVAGTGVEMEAMVAASIAALTVYDMTKALDKGIRIREVVLMRKSGGKSGEYLRGN; this is translated from the coding sequence ATGGTGGATGTGAGCGAGAAAGCTGCGACGCGTCGAGAGGCCGTGGCGGCGGCGTTTATCGAGCTTTCGGATGAGGTGCTTCGAGCGCTGCCGCAGAATCCGAAGGGGAATCCGCTGGAGGTGGCGCGGTTCGCGGGGATTCAGGCGGCGAAGAAGACTTCGGAGTTGATTCCGATGTGTCACCAGCTGGCGCTGAGCTTCGTGGATGTGCGGGCGCAGGTTGTGGAGGGTGGCGTGGCGATTGAGGCCACGGCGGCGACGGTGGCCGGGACGGGTGTGGAGATGGAGGCTATGGTGGCGGCGTCGATTGCGGCGCTGACGGTGTATGACATGACCAAGGCGCTGGATAAGGGGATTCGGATTCGGGAGGTGGTGTTGATGCGTAAGAGTGGAGGTAAGAGCGGGGAGTATTTGCGCGGAAATTAA
- a CDS encoding tetratricopeptide repeat protein — MKRIAWKVSSTLAAALLAVVAGVQPTRSMAQAAAATGSIHGHVVNPVGQPITNGEVRLSTDRSSDAKDRKYPYKFPLDQNGDYKGTGIAPNNYVAFVFQNDKSLDFQDNVQITKDDDKTVNFDMSRAEYINKLSPEEKKALEDYKKKNAEVTAANAKIQNLNASLLQARADNKAGNYDAAITSMKQATEQKPDEGILWITLGDAQLGSADAAAKAAKAAGTSPNDPAIVQKYNDAATSYKKGVDLNAASKKPSPEAAAAGYNQLGQVEARLGDAKAASDAYDQAAKAQPDHAGMYYYNEAATLYNAGKLAEAEAAADKAIAADPKKADAYYIKGQSLIPQATVDAKTQKVVAPPGCVEAYQQYLELAPDGPHAADVKGILEGIGASVKSTFKAGKK; from the coding sequence ATGAAACGTATTGCATGGAAGGTAAGCAGCACTTTGGCGGCTGCCCTGCTGGCTGTTGTGGCAGGGGTACAGCCCACTCGTTCGATGGCCCAGGCAGCGGCAGCAACCGGAAGTATCCACGGCCACGTGGTCAACCCTGTGGGACAGCCGATTACGAACGGCGAAGTGCGCCTGTCGACGGACCGTTCCTCGGACGCGAAGGATCGCAAGTACCCTTACAAGTTTCCGCTGGACCAGAACGGCGACTACAAGGGCACGGGGATAGCGCCGAATAACTACGTTGCTTTCGTCTTCCAGAACGACAAGAGCCTGGACTTCCAGGATAACGTTCAGATCACTAAGGATGACGATAAGACGGTGAACTTCGATATGTCCCGTGCGGAGTACATCAACAAGCTGAGCCCAGAGGAGAAGAAGGCGCTCGAAGACTACAAGAAGAAGAACGCCGAGGTGACCGCGGCGAATGCAAAGATTCAGAACCTGAATGCGTCGTTGCTGCAGGCTCGGGCGGACAATAAGGCCGGCAACTACGATGCCGCGATTACTTCGATGAAGCAGGCGACCGAACAGAAGCCGGACGAGGGGATCTTGTGGATCACCCTGGGCGATGCGCAGCTGGGAAGTGCGGATGCAGCGGCGAAGGCGGCCAAGGCGGCGGGGACGTCTCCAAATGATCCAGCGATTGTGCAGAAGTATAACGACGCTGCTACTTCTTATAAGAAAGGCGTCGATTTGAACGCCGCCTCCAAGAAGCCAAGCCCGGAGGCAGCAGCTGCCGGTTATAACCAGTTGGGACAGGTTGAGGCTCGATTGGGCGATGCCAAAGCCGCTTCCGACGCCTACGATCAGGCTGCCAAGGCGCAACCGGATCACGCTGGCATGTATTACTACAACGAAGCGGCCACGTTGTATAACGCTGGCAAACTGGCTGAGGCAGAAGCTGCTGCCGATAAGGCGATCGCAGCCGACCCGAAGAAGGCAGACGCGTACTACATCAAGGGGCAGTCATTGATTCCGCAGGCGACCGTGGACGCAAAGACGCAGAAGGTTGTGGCTCCTCCCGGATGCGTCGAGGCATATCAGCAGTACCTGGAACTGGCTCCGGATGGACCTCATGCGGCGGATGTGAAGGGTATCCTCGAGGGCATTGGCGCGTCGGTGAAGTCGACTTTCAAGGCCGGAAAGAAGTAG
- the egtD gene encoding L-histidine N(alpha)-methyltransferase, translated as MPSTTFAPESTPISTIEAIAHEARVGLSATPKTLSPWLFYDEAGSRLFEEITELPEYYLTRTERSIFAAHAGDILQEAARNQGPAGKLTLIELGAGTATKTGILLAAAVRQQGSVVYQPVDVSETALAEATDNILSSIPGVTVRVQVADYTREALPLNRLANTRTLALYIGSSIGNFAPEDARDVLRNLRAQLLPGDTLLLGTDLAPSGGPNTNKTVATLLAAYDDAAGTTAAFNLNVLTRLNRDLGTDFDVENFRHRACWNPTQSRIEMHLESLAAQRIHIPANSSGPALTIDFTQGESIHTENSYKFTTSAVEALLASANFKTTKSWQDPQHLFAVTLATAI; from the coding sequence GTGCCATCAACTACCTTCGCGCCAGAATCGACTCCGATCAGCACTATCGAAGCCATCGCACACGAAGCTCGCGTAGGCCTCTCCGCAACCCCCAAAACCCTCTCCCCCTGGCTCTTTTACGATGAAGCAGGCTCCCGTCTCTTTGAAGAGATCACCGAGCTGCCTGAGTACTACCTCACCCGAACCGAGCGCAGCATCTTTGCCGCCCACGCCGGCGACATCCTTCAGGAAGCCGCCCGCAACCAGGGCCCGGCAGGCAAGCTCACCCTCATCGAACTTGGAGCAGGCACCGCAACCAAGACCGGAATCCTCCTCGCCGCTGCAGTCCGTCAGCAGGGAAGCGTCGTCTATCAGCCTGTCGATGTCTCAGAGACCGCGCTCGCTGAGGCTACCGACAACATCCTCAGCAGCATCCCCGGCGTCACCGTCCGCGTTCAGGTAGCTGATTACACCCGCGAGGCCCTCCCCCTCAATCGCCTCGCCAACACCCGCACCCTGGCGCTCTACATCGGTTCCAGCATCGGCAACTTCGCCCCCGAGGACGCAAGAGATGTCCTCCGCAACCTGCGCGCTCAGCTTCTCCCCGGCGACACCCTGCTTCTCGGCACCGATCTCGCACCCAGCGGCGGCCCCAACACCAATAAGACCGTTGCCACGCTGCTCGCCGCCTACGACGACGCAGCTGGAACCACCGCTGCCTTCAACCTCAACGTCCTCACCCGCCTCAACCGCGACCTCGGCACAGACTTCGACGTCGAAAACTTCCGCCACCGTGCGTGCTGGAATCCCACCCAGTCCCGCATCGAGATGCACCTCGAATCCCTCGCCGCCCAGCGCATCCACATCCCCGCAAACAGCTCTGGCCCCGCACTAACAATCGACTTCACCCAGGGCGAAAGCATTCACACCGAAAACAGTTACAAATTCACCACCAGCGCTGTGGAAGCCCTGCTCGCATCCGCAAACTTCAAGACCACAAAATCCTGGCAAGACCCCCAACACCTCTTCGCCGTCACTCTGGCCACCGCCATCTAG
- a CDS encoding molybdopterin molybdotransferase MoeA gives MTKAAVGIAGFDEALKIVMSHASDLAGGSSESVNLLGCGGRVLAEAVNADRDQPPFDRSTRDGFAVRAADIAAGSLKVIGQIRAGELWQGDALGGKAAIEIMTGAPIPAGADAVVMVEHVERDGDEIRLTAGRSVRSGENIVPQGSEAQVGQAVLAAGTVIEGAEIALAAACGYSLLRVFRRPRVAIVATGDELVELTATPGPQQIRNSNSYGLAELVARAGGEAVRLPIAPDTRVELEETVRIARGCDLMLLSGGVSMGKYDLVEEVLEALGAEFFFTGVKMQPGKPVVFGRLPGEGTSPAQFFFGLPGNPVSTQVTFHCFVEPLLRAMGGGGVHGPRFVQATLAEDVAGKAGLMRVLPARLAADRVRPEVRLVGWQGSGDLAANARANCYAVLPPERERFAAGDVITVLLR, from the coding sequence ATGACGAAGGCTGCGGTTGGTATTGCCGGATTTGATGAGGCGCTGAAGATCGTGATGAGCCATGCATCCGATCTGGCTGGCGGATCCAGCGAATCGGTGAACCTGCTGGGATGCGGTGGTCGCGTGCTGGCAGAGGCCGTGAATGCCGATCGGGACCAGCCGCCGTTCGACCGATCGACGCGGGATGGATTTGCCGTGCGGGCGGCCGATATTGCTGCCGGCTCACTGAAGGTGATTGGTCAGATTCGGGCTGGGGAGCTGTGGCAAGGTGATGCGCTTGGCGGTAAGGCGGCGATCGAGATTATGACGGGGGCGCCGATACCTGCGGGCGCCGACGCCGTTGTGATGGTGGAGCATGTGGAACGGGATGGGGATGAGATCCGTTTGACGGCTGGACGTTCGGTGCGTAGCGGAGAAAATATCGTTCCGCAGGGCAGCGAGGCTCAGGTTGGGCAGGCGGTGCTTGCAGCGGGTACTGTGATCGAGGGTGCAGAGATAGCGTTGGCCGCAGCGTGCGGATACTCCTTGCTGCGCGTATTTCGCAGGCCGAGAGTTGCGATCGTGGCCACCGGCGATGAGTTAGTGGAGCTAACCGCTACGCCTGGACCGCAGCAGATTCGGAACTCGAACAGCTACGGGTTGGCGGAGCTGGTGGCGCGGGCTGGCGGGGAGGCGGTGAGGTTGCCGATTGCGCCGGATACGCGCGTGGAGTTGGAGGAGACTGTCCGGATTGCGCGTGGTTGCGACCTGATGCTGCTCTCGGGTGGCGTTTCGATGGGCAAGTACGACTTGGTAGAAGAGGTGTTGGAGGCATTGGGTGCGGAGTTTTTCTTCACTGGCGTGAAGATGCAGCCTGGGAAGCCAGTCGTGTTTGGGAGACTGCCTGGTGAGGGCACATCGCCTGCTCAGTTTTTCTTTGGGCTGCCGGGAAATCCAGTTTCGACGCAGGTTACTTTTCATTGCTTTGTGGAGCCTCTGTTGAGGGCGATGGGTGGGGGTGGGGTGCATGGGCCGAGGTTTGTGCAGGCTACGTTGGCCGAGGATGTTGCCGGGAAGGCAGGATTGATGCGGGTTTTGCCGGCGCGGTTGGCGGCGGATAGGGTGAGGCCGGAGGTGCGGCTGGTGGGTTGGCAGGGTTCGGGTGATTTGGCGGCGAATGCACGGGCCAACTGCTATGCGGTGCTGCCGCCTGAGCGGGAACGATTCGCTGCTGGGGATGTCATTACGGTGTTGCTGCGTTAG
- the queC gene encoding 7-cyano-7-deazaguanine synthase QueC: protein MAKVEANRPRAVVCLSGGMDSSVCAVLAARDYDVYAVHFSYGQRTEARELRSSQDVARIIGAKDLLHLKIDLFRRIGGSALTDHTIAVPVAAADESSIGSEVPVTYVPFRNAHFLSAAVSWAEVLGAQTVFIGAVEQDSSGYPDCRPAYYEAFNQLIKMGTKDGDIRVVTPLIAMRKNEIVRLGVELGAPFHVSWSCYSGETEACGVCESCVLRLRAFREAGAVDPIPYAVARPVD from the coding sequence ATGGCGAAGGTTGAAGCGAATCGCCCGCGTGCTGTGGTCTGTCTTTCGGGCGGGATGGACTCGTCGGTTTGCGCGGTGCTGGCTGCGCGAGATTATGACGTATACGCGGTGCACTTCAGCTATGGACAGCGGACTGAGGCTCGTGAACTGCGTTCGTCGCAGGATGTTGCGCGGATTATCGGTGCGAAGGATCTGCTGCACCTGAAGATCGACCTGTTTCGGCGGATTGGCGGGTCGGCGCTGACGGACCACACGATTGCGGTGCCGGTTGCCGCTGCGGATGAATCCAGCATCGGCAGCGAAGTTCCGGTGACCTATGTTCCGTTCCGGAATGCACACTTTCTTTCGGCGGCGGTGAGCTGGGCCGAAGTCCTTGGGGCGCAGACGGTGTTTATCGGAGCTGTGGAGCAGGATAGTTCGGGGTATCCGGACTGCCGTCCGGCGTATTATGAGGCGTTCAATCAGTTGATCAAGATGGGCACCAAGGACGGGGATATTCGAGTGGTGACGCCGCTCATTGCGATGCGGAAGAATGAGATCGTCCGGCTGGGAGTTGAACTGGGCGCACCGTTCCATGTAAGTTGGTCATGCTATTCCGGTGAGACCGAAGCCTGTGGCGTTTGCGAGAGCTGCGTTCTGCGGTTGCGGGCATTTCGCGAGGCCGGAGCGGTTGATCCGATACCGTATGCGGTCGCACGGCCAGTGGATTAA
- a CDS encoding DUF4136 domain-containing protein — protein MRRSLQLVLAGALLLGSSVVAFGDNVRTDYDHQANFSQYHTYSWGQVKTADPFYVGRIQQAVNSQLQAKGWQMVPSGGSVTIFASDNLHNQQETQTMYDNLGGGWGTGWGAGWGWGGWGWGGGWGSGVGEATTTTTNQPVSNLVIDLFDGSTKKLLWRGLATADLSTNAAKNTKSLDGDIGKMFKGFPPKPGK, from the coding sequence ATGAGACGAAGTTTGCAACTTGTTCTTGCAGGAGCACTTTTACTGGGGTCTTCGGTTGTCGCGTTTGGCGATAATGTGAGGACCGACTACGACCACCAGGCGAACTTCAGCCAGTACCACACCTACTCATGGGGGCAGGTCAAGACGGCTGACCCCTTCTACGTCGGGCGCATTCAACAGGCCGTCAACTCGCAGTTGCAGGCGAAGGGCTGGCAGATGGTGCCCTCCGGCGGTTCTGTCACCATCTTTGCTTCGGATAACCTGCATAACCAGCAAGAGACCCAGACCATGTATGACAATCTGGGCGGCGGCTGGGGCACAGGTTGGGGCGCGGGCTGGGGATGGGGCGGATGGGGTTGGGGCGGAGGCTGGGGCTCCGGAGTCGGAGAGGCTACGACGACCACGACCAATCAGCCTGTCTCCAATCTGGTGATCGACCTGTTCGACGGCAGCACCAAGAAGCTGCTGTGGAGAGGGCTGGCCACTGCCGATCTCTCGACCAACGCAGCTAAAAACACGAAGTCGCTCGATGGGGATATTGGGAAGATGTTTAAAGGCTTCCCGCCGAAGCCGGGCAAGTAG
- a CDS encoding MarC family protein, whose protein sequence is MQFSVLALSSIFFLVDPFAALPTFLAVTAGADKQRRRKMAWKASITALVVLSAFAIAGQYIFKMFGITLPAFEIAGGIILLLIGLDMLEAKRSPTQESSEETHEAAQKEDAGIVPLGIPMLAGPGSITSVMVLVGQAQNRWQMVAILASIFITAAICYLVLGNSDRVARAMGDTGVRILVRIMGLLLVALAVQYFVNGMVDLGVITKP, encoded by the coding sequence GTGCAGTTCTCTGTGCTCGCCCTGAGCTCCATCTTCTTTCTCGTCGACCCCTTCGCCGCACTCCCTACATTCCTCGCAGTCACCGCCGGAGCAGACAAGCAACGCCGCCGCAAGATGGCCTGGAAGGCATCGATCACCGCCCTGGTCGTCCTCAGCGCATTCGCGATCGCTGGCCAATACATCTTCAAAATGTTCGGCATCACCTTACCTGCCTTCGAGATCGCAGGCGGCATCATCCTCCTCCTCATCGGCCTCGACATGCTTGAGGCCAAGCGCTCGCCCACACAGGAGTCCAGCGAAGAGACCCACGAAGCCGCCCAGAAGGAAGACGCCGGAATCGTGCCACTTGGCATCCCCATGCTGGCCGGACCCGGCTCCATCACCAGCGTCATGGTCCTCGTCGGTCAAGCGCAGAATCGCTGGCAGATGGTCGCGATCCTCGCCTCAATCTTCATCACCGCCGCCATCTGCTACCTGGTCCTCGGCAACTCCGACCGCGTCGCCCGCGCCATGGGAGACACCGGCGTCCGCATTCTCGTCCGCATCATGGGCCTCCTCCTGGTCGCGCTCGCCGTGCAATACTTCGTCAACGGCATGGTCGACCTCGGCGTAATCACCAAGCCCTAG
- a CDS encoding DUF3108 domain-containing protein, which yields MERFFLALVLLVLSSLVSQPARAQLLGLGPKPATQPVVIPTLQPPQPGFVFPTKQTLTFTVDWRVFTAGTAVFQLEQQGTVQKITATADTVGAVTMLFPVVDKFQAGFDMKTGCSTGFSKQLQEGRRKVSSELNFDYGQGKQTQVEKNLVKATSKEQTASIPACVTDSLSAIFYAASQPMVVGQSIRFPLADSMRTVTVAMKIEGKEEIKTPAGTFQTIKAEPTADEGIVKNRGHIWVWYTDDARHMPVQIQARLFWGTITFHLQSFETK from the coding sequence CTGGAACGGTTTTTTCTAGCGCTTGTCCTCCTGGTGTTGAGTTCCTTGGTCTCGCAACCGGCGAGAGCGCAACTTTTGGGATTGGGACCGAAGCCAGCCACGCAACCCGTGGTGATTCCGACGCTACAGCCGCCGCAACCGGGTTTTGTCTTTCCAACGAAGCAGACACTGACGTTTACGGTGGACTGGCGCGTGTTTACGGCGGGAACGGCGGTATTTCAACTGGAGCAGCAGGGTACGGTGCAGAAGATTACGGCCACGGCAGACACCGTTGGCGCGGTGACGATGTTGTTTCCGGTCGTCGATAAGTTTCAGGCCGGGTTCGATATGAAGACTGGCTGCTCGACCGGCTTCAGCAAACAGTTGCAGGAGGGCCGGCGGAAGGTCTCGAGCGAGTTGAACTTCGACTATGGGCAGGGAAAACAGACGCAGGTGGAGAAGAACCTGGTAAAGGCAACGTCGAAGGAACAGACTGCGTCCATTCCAGCCTGTGTGACGGACTCGCTTTCGGCGATCTTTTATGCGGCGTCGCAGCCGATGGTGGTGGGACAGAGCATACGGTTTCCACTGGCTGACTCGATGCGTACTGTGACGGTGGCGATGAAGATTGAGGGCAAGGAAGAGATTAAGACCCCAGCTGGGACCTTTCAGACGATCAAGGCAGAGCCGACGGCAGATGAGGGCATTGTGAAGAATCGCGGCCATATCTGGGTGTGGTACACCGATGACGCTCGACATATGCCGGTGCAGATTCAGGCGCGACTGTTCTGGGGAACGATTACGTTTCACTTGCAATCGTTTGAAACGAAATAG